From Channa argus isolate prfri chromosome 18, Channa argus male v1.0, whole genome shotgun sequence, the proteins below share one genomic window:
- the cplane1 gene encoding ciliogenesis and planar polarity effector 1 isoform X2 produces MELKLEVVLSSSIKRKKPWPRFCWLGQEKESVFLLDDKRISEIDMVSGRTKKRTPKLHPLLNTVVTMVSSPNGLWLCGLLVSGELFLWNRDKDLLKTAAAAPEVVKIITAVQGNATQLSLQVSGDGMRVLLVVITGQVFLWECKDVSFLMGVRDGPVEGQWAHIQPMEDTILPSSQHKEASQHTLFIKTEAVGDACLSALVFTSEKKLIITCLKIQWEEGHKRVGSVGYNIQWATKTYPMSCLIPPCQKVKSRGALVPAFSPDGQLLAIVLNQRQPKATQVLFVSTQNFVSISSSLGGCGSKKIGIPSKYIRSYWVGSLSWSPDSLFLACVLKRGSLLMLARLGGLLTLTSSGCNIDFGPAHFLPLHPLVTFRPTVSGGKGEASLSSSSLSVQDVLRQRYSVTWHPHHLFLIVSDGYMATVMRVRDRPSPAILLKTILKDVSRDLKKASQMLDKSQIHVREWLESVSGLNFDSSIEMLNSNVICRPKTVDSVISASTDGSTLPLFLRNQGTLGDTNELLKKAQTFFEDDSDLDGPPCGSHVADGGRLEFASMFDTLNALDTHTDKGLVTGPEDEKDFETDRKTSLLHCELGKIQSKLLTAWAFGMSLGNAVEHRACLLNHTLQCVVHLAALLHLIPISMVHTEKNDTFTNILHLLKALLTFLPWDSTPSDRPRCLGLVVELSIRLVRLLLTPRPESQSSGQCQLTSQTLSAAVFILQLVSDSLDQTYSLHQKDLWSSVENESYSQPLQLSTSDIHYVPQLQNENEERPRLLEQAQRFPQRPSSRLFGVWQWVYDITQQYVEELKAFQYCDGWDEEQQQLSVIISQIQKALQAAGERLDEGPALLSYPGEHLYLCGLYPKSADAWRLQICEENNKSCDRSVFQETRLCLALLYSLLSQYRLKEAQELGDHMACLILHRAGDQSDKITANSLPCPWLPMDLHSDAACAVVQTLGRFMASYFTNQPLYILPPHNVAVLPPLHLPHAPSVGRLVPLCQQEVSRAIREQHLSEVWTVDYAQDLLLLGGLLPETVWLAYHLGDWKTAVSLSLAYTTYCTNYFNFTRLKRRDLHLPNVLEPESIFQAELECLLSYKSDSQEHLNKDGCKNFKDPLEEEDLDLLQLSIQDILKASVMAGVNVMSSPLSSLLNTAKDMCSCLPMLVPSGLYLPSPPLYCPQPSPNTQDPLGTPEQFAEITSRHKVSRVLQRLLLLLRSARSCYPAAQWYIRHLRQARHLLHKIKKKYSYPSSTEEEKLFPEGLMKFATGSGFFRRGLNEDGHLDPDIIQTIICFRELCGLCWMLHVREQLSISCRIYQSARQHGRDEQILSNSEVRAACVDALYWVCRFLPFARFLSAEEFLQDILLSLVSELPPICLVAEMLVRAFPEEEDSVRVPLREKYNSLLQRLRQCSVLEGEKEEVNELMMLILIQDKYRQRRKHLGRLQRHLAPPELHLWEKEEEEEYKGSRHGVAMLKQLSSLSTSTLTDCGLPPVCSDGDTDAISPKPHSKPITSKKTKKAHTKKPAKKTAVKTESIIQKEMHSGEQFSLPIVGTWEFELEDEEYLNFLELFLSYVLEKNSVDGGDSGSELPLLKGFSSQLKERELHSLTFDLLTTVHRRQRDGHRSVKKDWSNDPPVFRAGSCYKPIKQATTPEPQTSSVLSEGPISNTCLSVNSLSSKQKGLFSPRQKNSVHLTQGMKGSGSGTETSTNWNTVAMGNPSEQWVFRSSTSVEAVIELQQGLNPKLDAQFPELGRLLEWMIRWADRRMVLGHHGKMKKERAGRIGSTADEGVVIRVKISAPAVLTSLSLLENRYIALLGIDSDSSQIQVPEAQWTLAPVLQPLVARKLERESSVDTGYPGSAITGLDHSLQQGELSIGSPIGEPEELTFHRKHFHSIQDQQTFDIQMRQSSSQQPSLYDINVTPEKEGKSTESEGQEVSSSVSHGNISTPGMSLKLSDLDILENAEDVSSSISHHSHSGSIHAPPHPEPKACPSVQPEVSVHADLSHSTGVVLPSTPTDPPSLHPQTSTEGAATAVPLSPSQPLPTETPPMRQRLGEDLFRLVQNINYMSLMEVLGASFSNLQLARQSSSLIPSTMSFSHPNVPSSHAASFPPPNALPLQTTISVTPQTQAHNPEFSHPPVCVFADKSAVQISGKTTPTGCHHQSAAIGACVNYQNMQPLSVQAESPDIQFRESKKFIPSFQGLLTTTNISHTIPTAPVVMTSNCNIQKDPAPQILGLKLLQLYHPPLAQHSTPQYPSAHEPPTLLTENPVILESYRQNLKHSHQVTSKRPVDEKRNGSSPPPRLLSYNVTQDLTPRNSYSQNQTSETFQRQEFHTFPPVLPSHTAAPTQSLRLLHFQPVPHRHIIFHKLPEPSSSKPSTFVAAPMGETPMIKLLHIESGPKMIQYLSLSQIFPQAVPSNQMAHLMSTEGSTGLVRRQNAEDTRLQLLGVDLPIERTRAFTSPLSNSSKRQKRREEKEKREKAGQTKKKEITFRPNESIIPAQEPTDELRNEEPAAAEQITPGHNNAIEPGSFYSSLTGQRLLDKAMSTSAELSVYASTCKRPPECHDAFTNTDPACPATLVDKAVSVSLIAAQSPGNFQVCNEHPVQDIETQKEPDRILDLCGRNFISVLDLEGKERHQDLPPSVSPGVLDTPSNHPFLPTSAQLHVLATSVIRSAADDPQPSVTITDNLLKPITHPDIPETSQPLSQIEANGEPERVTPQGMDEIADSGIYQAIKGESGGPHKASSTVSTAWFSSRLSELDAQLAGLQNIADYLEMDFSNSKMLVNTIEKLTPVLASDVKNPTTVKKTVRLSVPQEAWAPQPDASTELKFSEKEEENQDEYAHESEALATKRKPSYHYSISSYRNRAAPFYHTPPNKNDQFNEASGLSNVWADENLNQTGLSETTEILDNLVKEGYLSSADLDLSTSQTAHHSRLDQQQSTWMSQTYVLPEDERRELRTWMRRKQRERLAVYQKHRENLREKEHKPFSTSGTMKSTNKNQTTIWRTREKKEEFKLLEQYNQRTHEACSLINDFPTTPRTLRSSSQTGSAPLPSSTRSTSAPPAGRVYSVTANDKRSLRSQSGKTQPILRPWTAEVEGQPLEVHHMKLGLHRPVTFLPIEHLSQVTRRGMLTDNEGHKKQHTPIQREKRHTGYQRKTGLNNTLSGGPAVGRGFQREQLSMEEKEEGKVLELTSEMNRLLGLEESESKTVLAGLLKEQDDGTRADVSGVEWLDNLSECTSSSLSKIDWAAIERMVAAEED; encoded by the exons ATGGAGCTGAAGTTGGAGGTAGTTTTGTCATCCAGcataaaaaggaagaaaccATGGCCGCGATTTTGCTGGCTTGGTCAG GAGAAGGAGTCTGTGTTCCTCTTAGATGACAAACGGATCAGTGAGATCGACATGGTGTCTGGTCGCACCAAGAAAAGGACTCCTAAACTCCATCCTTTGCTCAACACTGTGGTGACAATGGTTTCCTCACCCAatg gtttgtggCTTTGTGGGCTTTTGGTCTCCGGAGAGCTTTTTCTTTGGAACAGGGATAAAGACTTGTTAAAGACTGCTGCAGCAGCCCCAGAAGTAGTTAAAATAATTACTGCTGTTCAAG GAAATGCAACACAGTTGTCTCTCCAGGTTTCAGGGGATGGAATGCGTGTGCTCCTGGTAGTCATAACAGGCCAAGTGTTCCTGTGGGAGTGTAAAGATGTCAGCTTTTTGATGGGAGTGAGGGATGGGCCAGTCGAAGGACAGTGGGCACATATACAGCCCATGGAAGATACCATTCTTCCTTCGTCACAACACAAAGAAGCATCCCAACATACCCTCTTCATTAAGACAGAG GCTGTGGGTGATGCCTGCTTGTCAGCCTTAGTTTTTACATCTGAGAAGAAGCTGATCATCACCTGTCTAAAAATTCAGTGGGAGGAAGGACACAAAAGAGTAGG tTCTGTGGGATATAACATACAGTGGGCCACCAAGACATACCCCATGTCTTGTCTCATCCCACCCTGCCAGAAAGTGAAGTCTAGGGGGGCCTTGGTGCCAGCCTTCTCTCCAGATGGCCAACTGCTAGCCATTGTCCTAAATCAGCGACAGCCAAAG GCTACACAGGTCCTCTTTGTGAGCACACAGAATTTTGTCTCAATATCAAGTAGCCTTGGCGGATGTGGGAGTAAGAAAATTGGGATCCCCTCTAAATACATAAG GTCCTACTGGGTGGGCAGTCTGAGCTGGTCCCCTGATAGTCTTTTTCTTGCTTGTGTTCTCAAGAGAGGCTCCCTTCTTATGTTGGCTCGCCTAGGAGGACTTCTCACTTTAACAAGTTCTGGATGCAATATTGACTTTGGGCCTGCACACTTCCTACCTCTGCACCCTCTTGTCACTTTCCG GCCAACAGTGTCTGGGGGGAAAGGGGAGGCCTCTTTGTCCAGCTCTAGCTTGTCTGTGCAGGATGTTCTGAGGCAGCGATATTCTGTTACCTGGCATCCACATCACTTGTTTCTCATTGTCTCTGATGGCTACATGGCAACAGTAATGAGGGTGCGAGATAGACCTTCTCCTGCCATATTGTTGAAAACAATTCTTAAGGATGTAAGCAGGGACCTCAAAAAGGCCAGTCAGATGCTGGATAAATCACAG aTTCATGTGAGGGAATGGTTGGAGTCTGTATCTGGCCTGAATTTTGACAGCAGTATTGAGATGCTTAACTCCAATGTTATTTGTCGGCCCAAGACTGTAGATTCTGTCATATCAGCATCCACAGATGGATCCACTTTGCCTCTTTTCCTGCGGAATCAGGGAACATTGGGTGATACTAATGAACTTCTTAAAAAGGCACAG ACTTTTTTTGAGGATGACTCTGATTTAGATGGACCTCCTTGTGGTTCTCATGTGGCGGATGGTGGTCGTCTTGAGTTTGCCTCAATGTTTGACACACTAAACgccctggacacacacactgacaaaggACTTGTTACTGGTCCGGAGGATGAAAAGGACTTTGAAACAGATAGGAAAACCTCTCTTCTTCATTGTGAACTTGGAAAAATTCAGTCTAAGTTGTTAACAGCCTGGGCTTTTGGCATGTCTCTAGGAAATGCTGTGGAACACAGAGCTTGTCTGCTGAACCATACCCTCCAGTGTGTGGTGCACTTGGCTGCGTTACTGCATTTGATTCCAATCTCCATGGTTCACACCGAAAAAAATGATACTTTTACTAACATCCTGCATCTTCTCAAAGCCCTTCTTACTTTTCTTCCTTGGGATAGCACTCCATCAGATCGGCCACGCTGCCTGGGGCTAGTGGTAGAGCTCTCTATAAGGCTAGTACGGCTGCTATTGACCCCTCGCCCTGAGTCCCAGTCATCTGGTCAATGTCAGTTAACATCCCAAACACTATCTGCAGCTGTGTTTATCTTGCAGCTTGTCTCTGATTCTCTTGACCAAACATACAGCTTGCATCAAAAAGATCTTTGGTCCTCTGTAGAGAATGAGTCTTATTCTCAGCCACTCCAGCTCTCGACTTCAGATATACATTATGTGCCTCAGCTACAGAATGAGAACGAAGAGAGACCTAGGTTGCTAGAGCAGGCACAACGTTTTCCCCAGCGACCATCTAGCAG ATTGTTTGGAGTGTGGCAGTGGGTGTATGACATCACCCAGCAGTATGTGGAGGAACTAAAAGCCTTCCAATACTGTGACGGCTGGGATGAGGAACAGCAACAGTTGTCAGTTATCATATCCCAGATCCAGAAAGCTCTGCAGGCTGCTGGAGAAAGACTAGATGAGGGCCCTGCACTTCTGAGTTACCCAG GTGAACATCTTTATCTGTGTGGCTTGTATCCAAAAAGTGCTGATGCATGGCGTTTACAAATTTGTGAAGAGAATAACAAAA GTTGTGATCGTAGTGTTTTTCAGGAGACACGTCTTTGTTTGGCACTCCTATACAGTCTTTTGTCCCAGTACAGACTGAAGGAAGCCCAGGAGTTGGGGGACCACATGGCCTGCCTAATACTGCACAGAGCTGGAGACCAGTCGGACAAAATTACAG CTAACTCCCTTCCTTGCCCGTGGCTGCCAATGGATCTTCACAGTGATGCAGCTTGTGCAGTGGTTCAGACCCTGGGAAGATTTATGGCCTCTTACTTCACCAACCAACCCCTCTACATCCTTCCCCCTCACAATGTGGCTGTTCTGCCTCCACTACATTTGCCTCATG CCCCTAGTGTTGGACGCTTGGTGCCACTGTGCCAACAGGAGGTATCTAGAGCAATTCGAGAACAGCATCTGTCAGAGGTATGGACAGTGGACTATGCCCAGGACCTACTCTTGCTAGGAGGTCTGCTTCCTGAGACTGTGTGGTTGGCTTATCATCTTGGGGACTGGAAAACAGCAGTGTCTCTGAGCCTGGCCTATACAACCTACTGCACTAACTACTTCAACTTCACTCG GCTTAAGAGAAGAGATCTCCACCTACCAAATGTTTTGGAACCagaaagcatttttcaggctgAGTTGGAGTGTCTTCTCAGCTATAAGTCTGACTCCCAAGAGCACTTAAACAAGGATGGTTGCAAAAACTTTAAAG ATCCTTTAGAAGAAGAAGACTTGGACTTACTGCAGCTTTCAATACAGGACATCCTGAAGGCATCAGTTATGGCTGGAGTGAATGTTATGTCCTCACCTTTGTCTTCCCTGCTGAACACAGCCAAAGACATGTGTTCTTGCCTGCCTATGTTGGTGCCCAGTGGACTGTATCTGCCTTCCCCACCTCTTTATTGCCCTCAGCCTTCCCCCAACACACAG GATCCATTAGGGACACCTGAGCAGTTTGCAGAAATAACATCACGTCACAAAGTGTCTAGGGTTCTTCAAAGACTTCTTTTACTTCTGAGATCTGCTCGTAGCTGCTATCCTGCTGCCCAGTGGTACATTCGCCATCTGCGCCAAGCCAGACATTTACTACACAAG ATCAAGAAAAAGTACTCCTATCCATCATCTACTGAAGAAGAAAAGCTTTTCCCAGAGGGCCTAATGAAGTTTGCTACTGGCAGTGGATTTTTCAGAAGGGGGCTCAATGAAGATGGTCACCTGGACCCTGATATCATTCAAACTATTA TCTGTTTCAGGGAGCTGTGTGGTTTATGCTGGATGCTACATGTTAGGGAACAACTCTCCATTTCCTGCAGGATATATCAGTCTGCCAGACAGCATGGTAGAGATGAACAG ATCCTAAGTAATTCAGAAGTGAGAGCTGCTTGTGTTGATGCTCTCTACTGGGTCTGCCGTTTTCTGCCTTTTGCTCGCTTCCTCAGTGCTGAAGAATTCCTTCAAGACATACTCCTCAGCCTTGTGTCTGAACTGCCTCCCATCTGTTTg GTGGCAGAAATGTTAGTGCGAGCCTTCCCAGAGGAGGAAGACTCTGTCAGAGTCCCTCTGAGGGAAAAATATAATTCACTGCTGCAGAGGCTGAGGCAATGCAGTGTTCTAG aaggggaaaaagaagaagtgaaCGAGTTGATGATGCTGATTCTGATTCAAGACAAATACAGGCAGAGGAGAAAACATCTTGGGCGTTTGCAGAGGCACCTAGCTCCCCCTGAACTCCATCTgtgggagaaagaggaagaagaggagtaTAAGGGAAGCAGACATGGAGTGGCAATGTTAAAGCAACTCTCAAGTCTGAGCACCAGCACCTTAACTGACTGTGGGTTACCTCCAGTATGCAGTGATGGAGACACTGACGCTATCTCTCCTAAACCGCATTCCAAACCAATAACCAG caaaaaaacaaaaaaagcacacaccAAAAAACCTGCAAAGAAGACAGCTGTTAAGACTGAAAGCATCATTCAGAAGGAGATGCACTCAGGTGAGCAATTCTCCTTGCCCATTGTTGGCACTTGGGAGTTTGAGTTGGAAGATGAAGAGTATCTAAATTTTCTGGAGCTCTTCCTCAGCTATGTGCTCGAGAAAAATAGTGTTGATGGAGGGGACTCAGGCAGTGAACTTCCTTTGTTGAAGGGCTTCTCCTCCCAACTGAAGGAAAGGGAATTGCATTCTCTCACTTTTGATTTATTAACAACTGTTCATCGCCGTCAAAGAGATGGGCACCGTTCAGTGAAAAAAGACTGGAGCAATGATCCTCCAGTGTTCAGAGCCGGGTCCTGCTACAAGCCTATTAAACAAGCTACAACTCCTGAGCCGCAAACCTCCTCTGTCTTGAGTGAGGGCCCCATATCCAATACCTGCCTTTCCGTCAACTCTCTTTCAAGCAAACAAAAGGGTTTATTTAGCCCCCGACAAAAAAACAGTGTGCATTTAACCCAAGGAATGAAGGGAAGCGGCTCTGGAACTGAAACTAGCACTAATTGGAATACCGTTGCCATGGGGAATCCATCAGAACAATGGGTGTTTAGGTCCTCAACTTCTGTTGAAGCAGTGATTGAACTGCAGCAGGGCCTGAATCCTAAATTGGATGCTCAGTTTCCAGAGCTGGGCAGGCTTCTGGAGTGGATGATACGCTGGGCAGATAGGAGGATGGTACTGGGACATCATGgcaaaatgaagaaagaaagggCAGGGAGGATTGGAAGTACAGCAGACGAAGGAGTTGTGATTCGTGTCAAAATCTCAGCACCTGCTGTTCTCACTTCCCTCAGCTTACTGGAGAACAGGTACATTGCTCTGCTTGGGATTGACAGTGACAGCTCTCAGATCCAAGTTCCAGAAGCACAGTGGACTTTAGCCCCTGTGCTGCAGCCTTTGGTGGCCAGGAAGCTTGAGAGAGAGAGCTCTGTTGATACAGGCTACCCTGGTTCAGCCATCACTGGTCTTGATCACAGTCTGCAGCAAGGAGAACTGTCTAT TGGTTCTCCCATAGGTGAACCAGAGGAACTAACAtttcacaggaaacatttcCATAGTATTCAAGATCAACAGACATTTGACATTCAGATGAGACAATCAAGTTCACAACAACCATCCCTCTATGATATAAATGTTACGCCTGAAAAAGAAG gCAAAAGTACTGAGAGTGAGGGACAAGAAGTTTCATCTTCTGTTTCCCATGGAAACATTAGTACACCTGGAATG AGTTTAAAGCTTTCAGATCTAGACATCTTAGAAAATGCTGAAGACGTATCGAGTTCCATATCTCA CCACAGTCATTCTGGAAGCATACATGCCCCTCCACACCCAGAGCCCAAAGCCTGTCCTTCTGTCCAGCCTGAGGTCTCGGTTCATGCAGATCTTTCTCATTCAACTGGAGTAGTGCTCCCCAGTACACCTACAGATCCTCCAAGTCTTCATCCACAGACCTCCACAGAGGGTGCAGCCACTGCTGTTCCTTTATCCCCCAGTCAGCCATTACCCACAGAGACTCCACCAATGAGACAACGTCTTGGGGAAGATTTATTCAGATTGGTCCAG AATATCAACTATATGAGCCTGATGGAGGTTTTGGGAGCTTCATTTTCCAACTTGCAGCTTGCTAGGCAGAGCTCTTCTTTGATCCCGTCTACAATGAGCTTCTCACACCCCAATGTGCCATCATCTCATGCTGCCAGTTTCCCTCCTCCAAATGCTCTACCTCTTCAAACCACCATTTCTGTGACGCCTCAGACACAGGCGCATAATCCTGAGTTCAGCCATCctcctgtatgtgtgtttgctgacaAGTCTGCTGTACAAATCTCAGGGAAAACCACTCCAACAGGTTGCCACCATCAGAGCGCTGCGATTGGTGCATGTGTAAATTATCAG aATATGCAGCCACTCTCTGTCCAGGCAGAGTCACCAGACATCCAGTTCAGAGAGAGCAAGAAGTTCATCCCATCCTTCCAAGGGCTTCTGACCACTACGAACATTAGTCACACCATTCCGACTGCCCCTGTGGTAATGACTTCAAATTGCAATATACAAAAGGATCCTGCTCCTCAGATCTTGGGCCTGAAGTTACTTCAGCTTTACCATCCTCCATTGGCTCAGCATAGCACCCCACAATACCCCTCGGCCCATGAGCCCCCGACACTTCTCACTGAAAACCCTGTAATTCTGGAATCTTATCGGCAAAACCTTAAACACAGTCACCAAGTCACTTCAAAGAGGCCAgtagatgaaaaaagaaatgggtCCTCACCACCACCACGACTACTCAGTTATAACGTTACACAAGATCTAACTCCCAGGAACTCTTATTCCCAGAATCAGACATCAGAGACATTCCAGAGGCAGGAGTTCCATACATTTCCTCCTGTTTTGCCATCTCATACAGCTGCACCAACCCAGAGCCTTCGCCTGCTGCACTTCCAACCTGTTCCACATAGACACATCATATTCCATAAACTACCTGAACCATCTTCCTCCAAACCCAGTACTTTTGTGGCAGCTCCCATGGGAGAAACACCTATGATTAAGCTTCTACATATAGAGTCTGGACCAAAAATG ATACAGTATCTGTCTCTGTCACAGATATTTCCCCAGGCAGTACCTTCGAACCAAATGGCCCATCTCATGTCTACAGAGGGGTCGACAGGTTTAGTAAGGAGGCAAAATGCTGAAGACACTCGACTGCAGTTGCTTGGAGTAGATCTACCAATTGAAAGAACTAGAGCTTTCACTTCTCCCCTCTCTAACTCCAGCAAGAG gcagaagagaagagaagaaaaggagaaaagggagaaggcaggacagacaaaaaaaaaagaaatcacatttagGCCAAATGAGTCGATCATCCCTGCACAAGAG CCAACAGATGAGCTTCGAAATGAAGAACCTGCAGCTGCAGAACAGATTACCCCTGGCCACAATAATGCCATTGAACCAG GATCTTTTTACTCTTCGCTGACTGGTCAGAGATTACTGGACAAGGCCATGTCCACTTCAGCTGAGCTCTCTGTCTATGCTTCCACATGTAAAAGACCCCCAGAGTGCCATGATGCTTTCACCAACACAGACCCTG CTTGTCCTGCGACACTTGTGGACAAAGccgtgtctgtctctctgattGCGG CACAAAGTCCAGGGAATTTCCAAGTCTGTAATGAACACCCAGTTCAAGACatagagacacagaaagagcCAGATAGGATTCTG gATCTATGTGGCCGGAACTTTATAAGTGTCTTGGATCTAGAAGGTAAAGAGCGGCATCAGGATTTGCCTCCATCTGTCAGCCCAGGAGTTTTGGACACACCTTCCAATCACCCATTTTTACCTACTTCTGCTCAGCTTCATGTTCTTGCAACCTCTGTTATTAGGAGTGCAGCTGATGATCCACAGCCCTCAGTCACAATTACAGACAATCTTCTTAAACCCATCACAcatccag ATATCCCAGAGACGTCTCAACCACTCAGCCAGATTGAGGCTAATGGGGAACCAGAAAGGGTCACTCCACAGGGCATGGATGAAATAGCTGACTCGGGGATCTACCAAGCCATTAAGGGCGAGAGTGGTGGACCTCACAAAGCCTCCTCCACAGTTTCTACAGCCTGGTTTTCCTCTCGCCTGTCAGAGCTGGATGCCCAGTTGGCTGGACTACAGAACATTGCAGATTATCTGGAGATGGACTTTTCTAACTCTAAAATG CTGGTCAACACTATTGAAAAGCTCACTCCAGTCTTGGCTTCTGATGTGAAGAATccaacaacagtaaaaaaaactgtcagactCTCCGTCCCACAGGAAG CATGGGCACCACAACCTGATGCTTCAACAGAACTGAAGTTCTctgaaaaggaagaagaaaatcaGGATGAATATGCACATGAAAGTGAGGCACTTGCTACCAAAAGAAAGCCTTCTTACCATTATTCCATTTCTTCTTACAGAAATAGAGCTGCTCCTTTCTACCACACTCCTCCAA ATAAGAATGATCAGTTTAATGAAGCATCTGGATTATCAAATGT ATGGGCAGATGAGAATCTGAATCAGACTGGGCTATCTGAAACAACAGAAATCTTAGACAATTTGGTCAAGGAAGGGTATTTGTCTTCAGCTGATCTGGATTTGTCTACTTCACAGACTGCACACCATAGCAG GCTGGATCAGCAGCAAAGTACATGGATGTCGCAGACCTACGTACTTCCagaggatgagaggagagagctCAGAACCTGGATGAgaaggaaacagagagaaagactaGCTGTTTatcaaaaacacagagagaaccTAAGGGAGAAGGAACACAAACCTTTCTCCACCTCTGGAACAATG aaatcaacaaacaaaaatcaaacaactATTTGGAGAACcagggagaaaaaagaaga GTTCAAGCTTTTGGAACAGTACAACCAGAGAACCCATGAGGCTTGTTCTTTGATCAATGACTTTCCTACTACTCCTCGAACTCTGCGCAGTTCTTCACAGACTGGAAGTGCTCCTTTGCCTTCAAGCACACGGTCTACTTCTGCTCCACCCGCTGGAAGGGTTTACAG TGTAACTGCCAATGACAAAAGAAGTCTTCGGTCCCAGTCAGGAAAAACTCAGCCCATCCTTCGTCCATGGACTGCTGAGGTGGAAGGGCAGCCTTTGGAGGTTCACCACATGAAACTAGGACTACATAGACCAG TTACCTTTCTGCCAATAGAGCACCTATCTCAGGTCACCAGACGTGGCATGCTCACTGACAATGAAGGCCACAAAAAACAGCACACACCCatccagagagagaaaaggcatACTGGATATCAGAGAAAGACAGGATTGAACAACACTTTATCAGGAGGACCTGCTGTTGGGAGAGGGTTCCAGAGGGAGCAGCTAAGCatggaagagaaagaagaaggcAAAGTTTTGGAACTTACATCAGAAATGAATAGGCTGCTGGGCCTCGAGGAGTCAGAGTCTAAAACA GTTTTGGCTGGACTGTTAAAGGAGCAGGATGATGGTACCAGAGCTGATGTGTCGGGGGTGGAGTGGCTGGATAACCTGTCCGAATgcaccagcagcagcctcaGCAAAATAGACTGGGCTGCTATTGAGAGGATGGTGGCTGCAGAGGAAGATTGA